A genomic segment from Clostridium pasteurianum BC1 encodes:
- a CDS encoding IS256 family transposase yields MSFSRKELIKQLIKETKPTSAKDVQETLKDLFADTLKEMLEAELDDHLGYSKYDYKNKNTSNSRNGRSSKKVISDLGEFQLDVPRDRNSSFEPEVVKKNQTDISGIEDQVIGMYAKGMTTRDIATHLENIYGFEASPTLISGITDKITPIAKEWQNRPLEAVYPIIFMDAIHYKVKQDNRVINKAAYAVIGVNLDGIKEVLGIWIGANETSKYWLLVLNELKNRGVNDILIACVDGLNGFKEAIKAIYPRTEIQRCIIHQIRNSSKYVSYKDLKAFNADLKLVYTSATEDAALAELAKFEEKWGDKYLIAIRSWKANWEELSTFFKYPPEIRKIIYTTNAMESYNRQLRKVTKSKSVFPSDDALLKMLYLATMDISKKWTQSIRGWAQILAQLSIYFSDRLETVIF; encoded by the coding sequence ATGTCTTTTTCAAGAAAGGAACTTATTAAACAACTTATTAAGGAAACAAAGCCTACAAGTGCAAAAGATGTTCAAGAAACATTGAAAGATCTATTCGCCGATACGCTTAAAGAAATGTTAGAAGCGGAGCTTGATGACCATCTGGGATATTCTAAATATGACTACAAAAATAAAAATACATCTAATAGTAGAAATGGACGAAGCTCTAAAAAGGTAATTTCAGATCTTGGAGAATTTCAACTTGATGTACCAAGAGATAGAAACAGTAGTTTTGAACCGGAGGTTGTTAAGAAAAATCAAACAGATATATCTGGAATTGAAGATCAAGTTATTGGTATGTATGCAAAAGGAATGACTACCAGAGATATTGCTACTCACTTAGAAAACATATATGGTTTTGAGGCTTCGCCTACACTAATATCTGGTATAACAGATAAAATTACTCCTATAGCTAAAGAATGGCAAAATAGACCATTAGAAGCCGTTTATCCTATAATCTTTATGGATGCCATACATTATAAAGTTAAACAGGATAATAGAGTCATAAACAAGGCTGCTTACGCAGTTATTGGAGTAAACTTAGATGGTATTAAAGAAGTTTTGGGAATTTGGATTGGAGCTAATGAAACATCAAAATACTGGCTCTTAGTATTAAATGAACTTAAAAATAGAGGGGTTAATGATATACTTATAGCTTGTGTTGATGGTCTTAATGGATTTAAAGAAGCTATTAAAGCGATTTATCCTCGTACTGAGATTCAGAGATGCATAATACATCAAATTAGAAACTCTTCTAAATATGTATCTTATAAAGATTTAAAAGCATTCAATGCAGATTTAAAACTAGTATATACATCTGCAACAGAAGATGCAGCCTTAGCGGAGCTAGCTAAATTTGAAGAAAAATGGGGAGATAAATATCTTATTGCTATCCGCTCATGGAAAGCTAATTGGGAAGAACTTTCTACATTCTTCAAATACCCGCCAGAGATACGAAAAATAATATATACTACCAATGCAATGGAAAGCTATAATAGACAATTAAGAAAAGTAACCAAGAGTAAAAGCGTATTTCCTTCAGATGATGCTTTACTTAAAATGCTTTATCTAGCAACAATGGATATAAGCAAAAAGTGGACCCAATCTATACGTGGATGGGCTCAAATACTAGCTCAATTATCTATATATTTTAGTGATAGGCTTGAAACTGTAATTTTTTAA